One window from the genome of Cryptomeria japonica chromosome 6, Sugi_1.0, whole genome shotgun sequence encodes:
- the LOC131072850 gene encoding 3'-N-debenzoyl-2'-deoxytaxol N-benzoyltransferase-like — translation MEKEGLAEFNVEILESCLVQPCLPDPPRSTLYLSNLDNQPAARVAVNMLLVYEGCGNVLPDPAKTIRDALSKVLVYYYPLAGRLRKKEDGKFQVECTGEGVLFVKTLVDKSLSILGDLEQLRPSFKQLVFRFPFDTAMEDVHPMVLQVNRFTCEGFVVGVTFYHILCDGRGVGKFLIDLGEMARRYVKPSIEPIWDRELLKLRNLLTQDLKLLEEKIESTSHSWEPPLYEESIQMSLILHSETIKYMKQRMIQECMDNCTTFEIVAALIWRAMTRRAMTKALEILVTQSTKNIFAVDVRGSFSPPLPNG, via the exons ATGGAGAAGGAAGGCTTAGCAGAGTTTAATGTGGAAATTTTGGAGAGTTGCCTTGTGCAACCATGCCTGCCAGATCCGCCCAGATCCACTCTATATCTCTCCAACCTTGATAACCAGCCAGCTGCGAGAGTGGCCGTTAATATGTTGCTTGTGTATGAGGGCTGTGGAAATGTTTTGCCAGATCCTGCAAAAACAATCCGAGATGCACTATCAAAGGTATTGGTGTATTATTATCCTCTGGCTGGGAGATTGAGAAAGAAAGAAGATGGGAAGTTTCAAGTGGAGTGCACAGGAGAAGGTGTTCTTTTTGTGAAAACCCTGGTAGATAAGAGCCTGTCGATCCTTGGAGATTTGGAGCAGCTGAGGCCATCATTTAAGCAGCTGGTTTTTAGGTTCCCTTTCGACACAGCTATGGAGGACGTACATCCCATGGTTCTCCAG GTAAATCGTTTCACATGTGAAGGCTTTGTTGTAGGAGTGACTTTCTACCATATTTTATGTGATGGACGAGGGGTAGGGAAATTTCTCATAGATCTTGGAGAGATGGCTAGGAGGTATGTTAAGCCCTCTATTGAACCAATATGGGATAGGGAGCTTCTTAAACTGAGAAATCTATTGACTCAAGACTTAAAATTGCTTGAAGAAAAAATAGAGAGTACATCTCACTCATGGGAACCTCCATTATATGAAGAATCAATTCAAATGTCTCTTATTTTACACTCTGAGACTATTAAATATATGAAACAAAGAATGATTCAAGAATGTATGGACAATTGTACTACATTTGAAATTGTTGCAGCTTTGATTTGGCGAGCAATGACCAGGCGAGCAATGACCAAAGCACTTGAAATTCTAGTTACTCAAAGTACAAAAAATATCTTTGCAGTAGATGTGAGGGGATCATTTAGTCCCCCACTACCAAATGGATAG